The nucleotide sequence GGGCGGCGGTGAGGTAGTCGGTTTGATGGGAATGGGCATAGGCGAGAATCCGGGCATGGTGTTTCAGCCCGTCGGAGTCGGCGGCGTAGCCGTCCGGAACCTGAAAACGAACCTCGGTTGCGCCGGGACGGGTGGCCGGGGCGTGTTCGGCGAAGAGCACCTGGGGGGGCAGTTCCTTGAGAAATCCTTCGAGAAAGCCGCGGTGTCCCTGGTCTTCGGCGAAGGCGACCACGCCGGAGTCCGACAAGAACACCAAAAAGGCGATCAGACCGTCGCGATAACGGGGCAGAATGCGTCCTTCGGCGATCAGGGCGTCCACGAACGTGGCGGCGTTGTTTTGTTTTTGTTCCTGTTCGGCCTTGCGCAGCGTTTCTTCGCGCAGGGCGAGCAGATCGGTCTGTTCGGCGAAACGGGCTTCCCGGGCCGCCAGTTCCTGTTCCTGACGGGTCAGTTGTTCCTGGCGGTGTTGCCAGTTTTGTTGTTCTTCGGGGGTGTTGTGCATGCCAGACTCCATGAGAGGTTGAGGCGTGGCGGAAGTGATCCACGCCGTGGGAGGGGCCAATCCTTCGCCCACGGCCACAGCCGTCGGGCCGTTGGGCTCGTGGAACGAAACCGGGGGCAATCCCTTGATCGCCGGAGGCTGGGCGCCGAGCAGTCCCACATGGCGCGGATAGTAAACGCCGGGTAAGGGATTGCCGGGTCCGTCCGGGGTGTAGAAACTGACCGACACATTGCGATATCGCCCTTCGTTCACCAGGGTGATCACCGCGGGATCCAGATCGGTCAGGGTGGCCATGAGGGTGCCTGCCTCCAGCGACAGGGCAGTCACCCATCCCCAGGCCGGGGTGTCGTGACGCGGGTGTCCGATGACCAGCGGCGCTTTCCACAAGGCCGGGTCATAGGCTGCGACCGTGCGTTCCAGGTCGGCATCGGTGATGATCAGGGTCGTTCCGCTCATGTCGGCGTGACGACCAGACTTGAAAATGGCAATGATATGAGGTGCGTTCATGGACCGGCAGTATGGGCGGACCCCGGGGAAAAGATCATGCGCAGCGGTTCGGCATTTTTTTTTCCAATCGTTTTTCCGTGCCTGTGTGATAGAATTGTTCCGGTGGCGCGACTCTTTCGGGGGGAAGGGAGGCCGCCAGGGATCATTCTCCAAAAAATGTGCGAGGGCTTTATGGGTCAATCTCACGATCAGGTTCTCTCGGAGCAGGAAATCGAATTGGACAACCCGATGGGTGCAGTGGAAGAGTTCACCATCAGCCAGGATTGGAACGCCGAACGGACCAACGAATACGAACTGTGGGCGGAAATGCCCGGACAATGGGGGCATCAACGCCTTTGGGTCGCTTTCCACGAAGAGACCGGTTATCTGCAATTCAATGCCTACATGAACTTGAAAATCCCCCAGCGTTTCATGGCCGTGGCCGCCCAGACCATCACCCTCATGAACGAACGGGTGTGGCTGGGCCACTTTGAAATCTGGAACGAGGAACGGACTCCCGTGTTTCGCGTGGTTCTGCCGTTGCGGGGTGCGGAACTGCGTCCCGAACAACTCGAAGACATCATTGCCGCCATCGAAGAAGAGACCGAACGGTTTCATCCGGCCTTGCAATGGGTGGTCTGGGGCGGCAAAAGCCCGGAAGAGGCCATCGCCGCCGCCATGGTGGATACCGAAGGCGAAGCCTGAAACGCTTCATTCCGGTCCAGGGTTGACCTCCTGACCGGGGCGGAAGGTTGTCATTCTGCCCGGTGCGGGTCGGTTGTTTCGCCCGGGTCGCAAGCGGTCCTTTTTCGTCCGGTTTGGATGGGTCATCCCGCTCAGGTGGGGAATCCGCAGACTGGCTGCAACGTACCATTCAATCTCTTGGGGGGAGTGTCGGCATGAAACGATTGGAAAAATACGCGCGCGGAAAGGGCTTGGCCCGCTTGGTTTTCGCCTTGGTGTTCGGTTGTGTCGCTTCGGCGCAGGCGGGAACGGTCAAGAT is from Magnetococcales bacterium and encodes:
- a CDS encoding YbjN domain-containing protein, with translation MGQSHDQVLSEQEIELDNPMGAVEEFTISQDWNAERTNEYELWAEMPGQWGHQRLWVAFHEETGYLQFNAYMNLKIPQRFMAVAAQTITLMNERVWLGHFEIWNEERTPVFRVVLPLRGAELRPEQLEDIIAAIEEETERFHPALQWVVWGGKSPEEAIAAAMVDTEGEA